The region AGCGCCGCGTCTCCGAGGAGGAGGCCGCCACCTGCGAGGACCGCTACAACAAGTCCAAGCTCGTCCACTCCATCATGCGCCACGCCGCCGACACCCTCGGCGTCGACCTCGAGCCCCTCTACCAGCGCATCGGCTGGCCCCTCTACCGCAGGTACGGCCACGCCTTCGAGGCCTTCAAGCTCATCGTCACCGACCCCGACGCCGTGCTCGACGTCCTCACCTACGAGGAGACCGTCGTCGGTCCCGATGGTGTGGAGGTTCGTTCGCGACCCCCCttcccccctccccctctcccCATCTGCTCCTAATTGCCAAGTATTGGGCGTACTCCAAACGATCCCATCAATTTGCTACGGGCTGGTTGTTTTATAGCTTACACTAATATCAATCGATTGGACCTCGACATGTGTTTTTCAAGTAGCTATTCGCTTGTTAGTACTACTGCAGTCTGTTAATTTTGTCCTCTATCAAAGTTGCCTCACGAACGGTTAATTTCTAGTAATTATTTGAGGGGAAGTTAATTTGTTAGTAGCTGATTTGGAGCATGCACTTAATAATTACCTGATGTTTTTCGAATTAGTCGATTCAATGATATGTGTTGCTTCAAATTGGTTGGTTGAAATTTGACAGTGTACTTGGCTTGGTTCTTTGTGAACTCTTGATTTAATTGATATGCTAAGTTATAGTTGTAACTTGTAAGTCAGATAATCAGTAACTTGTATTGGCAGTTGAGCATAATCTTAAATGCAAAATAAGGTACcccctctgatccatattaattgtcgcagaTTTAGTATAATTTTGTACTAAGttagcgacaattaatatggatcggagggagtaccatgATTTCATTGTCTGTCAGATACGTTTGAGGTGAAATAATCATCATGATAATGTGTTTTAACCACAATGTATAAGAGCGAATGTTGGAGAGCAAATTGACACATTCTGTACATTGAGTTCGCTTATGGCACTATGATACAAATCATAAAATCTTATACTGACATAGTGCTGCTGTTGATTATGCATGCTTAAACTACTTTTGTACTTGCTCAAATTAACTGCTCAAGTATTGGGTGCACTTGAGGCAATGCCATCAATTCGCTTCATGCTGGTAGTTTAGTGACTTTACAGTTAATTCCTAGTAGCTGGTTTGGAGCCTGTACTTAATTTCCTGATGCGTATAGAATTAGTCGATTTAACGATATCTGTTGCTTCAAATGCTCACCGATGTAAACCTAGTAACTTTATTTCTAAGTCAGACGGTCAGCAGTGTACAAACAGTTAAGCATAAATTTGAATGCAAAATTAATATCTTGCAATATTGTTTACATGTGTTTTCCAAGTAGGTATTCATTTGTTTCTACTGCAATCTGTAAATTTTGTCCTGCATCAAAGTTGGCCCATGAGCTGTTTTCCTAGTGGTTAGTTCGGAATCTGTAATTTGATTCGTAATGTGTATGAAAATAGTCGATTTAAGGAATATTTTATTGCTTCAAATTGGTTCGTTGAAATATGGTAATGTACTTCTTTGCGTACTATTGACTGAATGGATGTTACCAGTGTAAATTATAATGGTATGTTCAGTAGGTTGTGTAAGCAATTGAAAATTAGGTATCATGGTTTCACTGTCTTTCAGATACGTTTGAGATGAACTAGTCATCATGGTGATTTGTTTTAATCACAATGTATGCTATAACAGTGAATTGTTTCGCTTCTTGAAAAGCAAATTGACGCACTCTATATATTGAGTTCACTTATGGCAGTATGGTGCGGATCATAAAATACTATATTGAGTTATTGACATAGGGCTGGTGCTGATTATGCACGCTTAAACTACCTTTATAGTATGTAACTGCAAATTGGACGTTTCTAAAGATTCATTTGTGCTGGCATTTTCTGCAGGTGAGTAACACTGTGCCGGCTGTCACCCCTGAGGTTAAGGATGCCCTGGTCAAGAACATAAGGAGGAGAATGACACCACAGCCACTCAAGATTCGTGCTGATGTTGAGATGAAATGCTTCCAGTTTGATGGTGTTCTCCACATTAAGGTTCTGTTTGCTTCAATCCATGTGGTTTGGTTTCCAAGTGTATGCTTGATTGTGAGTTGCTGATTCTGTTTTGCAGGAAGCCATGAGGAAAGCTGAAGCTGCTGGAAATGCTGATTGCCCTGTGAAGATTAAGCTAGTTGCTCCTCCGCTTTATGTTCTGACCACACAGACACTTGACAAAGTTGGTGATTTCTTCCATTCATTTATGTGATTAATGTTGATTCTTGACTTTCTTTATTTGCGTAGAAAATATAAATCAAAACTCAACACACATAACTGTTGGTCTTTGCATGGAAGAGTATCTGAAATAATGTTTCGGTCTGTCGTGTAACCTAATTACTCATGGAGTAGTAGTCATTTGTTTTGCTGGGAAAATTGGCATACATGTTTTAGTAGATGGATGAAGAATACACAGGTATTATTGAGATCTTTAAATTTGATTAAAATTCAGTTACCCTTTGTGTTGAGGATTTTGCAGTGCTACTTTGTATTCACACATCTCATGATTGCAATGTGTGGTTTGGGGTTATTCATATTGGAAGGAGGTGGAATCAGGTTCCCTGGATTATATGAGCGTGGTTGGGGGGTAGGGGGGTTGTCGAACGTGGGCTGGTTGAGTGTACATACGCATCACTCTAGCCAATGACATGAAATTTGCTGATTTTGTACATTGCTGTTGTGAA is a window of Triticum dicoccoides isolate Atlit2015 ecotype Zavitan chromosome 2B, WEW_v2.0, whole genome shotgun sequence DNA encoding:
- the LOC119362246 gene encoding eukaryotic translation initiation factor 2 subunit alpha homolog, which encodes MPPNLECRMYEPRFPEVDAAVMIQVKHIADMGAYVSLLEYNNIEGMILFSELSRRRIRSISSLIKVGRQEPSMVLRVDRDKGYIDLSKRRVSEEEAATCEDRYNKSKLVHSIMRHAADTLGVDLEPLYQRIGWPLYRRYGHAFEAFKLIVTDPDAVLDVLTYEETVVGPDGVEVSNTVPAVTPEVKDALVKNIRRRMTPQPLKIRADVEMKCFQFDGVLHIKEAMRKAEAAGNADCPVKIKLVAPPLYVLTTQTLDKDQGIAVLTNATKVCAEAIEKHKGKLVVKEAARAVSERDDKLFADTIEKLKLAGEEVDGDDDSEEEDNGMGDVDFTKAGAGTD